In Microbacterium laevaniformans, a single window of DNA contains:
- a CDS encoding M23 family metallopeptidase produces the protein MTDQTTPPGGGDQPQTPPTRRSLRRAATPPVTSITTRPPRRPPAETSARGRVIALRPVRSLAVLTVVTGLIATFALPAYAAWQPADLEIPTLQQVASEDAQSLIVASDATGTQHTRESYSATTQAEIDQKKAAEAAAERARAAQVASLPFDYSMVPPGSGTVRWPVGGPFTVTDRFGDRGGAHMGTDMVAAGGTPVYASLDGVVRISQDSYGGYGVTVVVESVLNGQQVSTVYPHMQTGSRQVGVGQSVTAGQLVGLVGSTGRSTANHLHFEVYLDGTAVDSLAWLEANAG, from the coding sequence ATGACTGACCAGACCACCCCACCCGGCGGCGGCGACCAGCCCCAGACGCCCCCCACGCGCCGCAGCCTCCGCCGCGCCGCAACCCCGCCAGTCACCAGCATCACCACCCGCCCCCCACGGCGCCCGCCCGCAGAAACGTCCGCCCGTGGTCGGGTAATCGCGCTGCGCCCAGTGCGCTCCCTGGCGGTCCTGACGGTGGTCACCGGCCTGATCGCCACCTTCGCCCTCCCCGCGTATGCCGCCTGGCAGCCGGCGGACCTCGAGATCCCGACACTGCAGCAAGTCGCGTCCGAGGACGCGCAATCCTTGATCGTCGCCTCCGACGCGACTGGGACGCAGCACACACGGGAGAGCTACTCGGCCACCACCCAGGCGGAGATCGACCAGAAGAAGGCGGCAGAAGCAGCCGCAGAACGCGCGCGCGCTGCGCAGGTCGCCTCGCTGCCGTTTGACTACAGCATGGTGCCCCCCGGCAGCGGAACCGTGCGCTGGCCGGTCGGCGGCCCGTTCACCGTGACCGACCGGTTCGGCGACCGCGGCGGCGCACACATGGGCACCGACATGGTCGCCGCCGGCGGAACCCCCGTCTACGCGTCTCTCGACGGTGTGGTGCGGATCTCACAGGACAGCTACGGCGGGTACGGGGTCACCGTCGTGGTGGAATCCGTCCTGAACGGGCAGCAGGTGAGCACGGTGTACCCACACATGCAAACAGGTAGCCGGCAGGTCGGCGTCGGGCAAAGCGTCACGGCCGGGCAGCTGGTCGGGCTTGTCGGCAGCACGGGCCGCTCCACCGCAAATCATCTGCACTTCGAGGTGTATCTCGACGGCACCGCCGTCGACTCGCTGGCCTGGCTGGAAGCGAACGCGGGCTGA
- a CDS encoding M23 family metallopeptidase yields the protein MSAAAVLVAGPLLPAAFAATYPSWEDVQAAKANEATKAAEVQRIQGLIQSLTGEVARTRTAAEQAAGAFYTAQQEYFDASIRADTLQSQADLEAQNATDAANKAGRIAAQLYRDGGDTTSLELFLSGSAATADDLLSRLGVMDKLLERNQAVYAAALTARDAAQSLTDQAVVARDERDRLQQVAEQKMLESQQAADAAQAALDAQTLHLGELQAQLAALEDTTAKTIADYQAGVEAARIAEEQRRAAERAEAERLAASGGAGGGVVSSGWARPTSGHRTSGFGPRSSQCGNGYCSTSYHYGVDLSGGCGAGIYAAAAGTVVYAGYNGGYGNYIKIDHGGGIGTGYAHIRPGGFYVGYGQRVNAGDLIGSEGNTGNAFGCNLHFEAYMNGSPVNPIPFLADRGVSI from the coding sequence TTGAGCGCGGCAGCCGTCCTGGTCGCCGGCCCGCTGTTGCCGGCAGCGTTCGCGGCGACCTATCCGTCCTGGGAGGACGTGCAGGCCGCGAAAGCGAACGAGGCCACCAAAGCTGCCGAGGTGCAGCGGATCCAGGGCCTCATCCAAAGCCTGACCGGCGAGGTGGCGCGCACCCGCACCGCCGCCGAGCAGGCCGCCGGCGCGTTCTACACCGCCCAGCAGGAGTACTTCGACGCATCCATCCGCGCCGACACGTTGCAGTCCCAAGCCGACCTGGAAGCGCAGAACGCGACCGACGCGGCGAACAAGGCCGGCCGCATCGCCGCGCAGCTGTACCGCGACGGGGGCGACACCACCTCCCTCGAGCTGTTCCTCTCCGGGTCGGCCGCGACCGCGGACGATCTCCTGTCCCGGCTGGGCGTGATGGACAAGCTGCTGGAACGCAACCAGGCCGTCTACGCTGCGGCGCTCACCGCCCGCGATGCCGCCCAGAGCCTGACCGATCAGGCGGTGGTGGCCCGGGATGAGCGCGACCGGCTGCAGCAGGTCGCCGAGCAGAAGATGCTCGAGTCGCAGCAGGCCGCCGATGCTGCGCAGGCCGCGCTGGACGCGCAGACCCTCCACCTCGGCGAGCTGCAGGCCCAGCTCGCCGCCCTCGAGGACACCACCGCGAAGACCATCGCCGACTATCAGGCCGGGGTGGAGGCTGCCCGCATCGCCGAGGAGCAGCGGCGAGCGGCGGAGCGCGCCGAAGCGGAACGGCTCGCCGCCTCGGGAGGTGCTGGTGGGGGTGTGGTCAGCTCCGGGTGGGCACGGCCGACCTCCGGGCACCGCACCTCGGGGTTCGGGCCGCGCAGCTCCCAGTGTGGCAACGGGTACTGCTCGACCAGCTACCACTACGGCGTCGACCTCAGTGGCGGATGCGGCGCGGGGATCTACGCCGCCGCGGCCGGCACCGTCGTCTACGCCGGGTACAACGGCGGCTACGGCAACTACATCAAGATCGACCACGGCGGCGGGATCGGCACCGGATACGCCCACATCCGCCCCGGCGGCTTCTACGTCGGATACGGCCAACGCGTGAACGCCGGCGACCTGATCGGCAGCGAAGGCAACACCGGCAACGCGTTCGGCTGCAACCTGCACTTCGAGGCCTACATGAACGGCTCCCCGGTCAACCCCATCCCCTTCCTCGCCGACCGCGGCGTGTCCATCTGA
- the lnt gene encoding apolipoprotein N-acyltransferase, with product MRTPLPTPAPAAAPEQETPRRTVAAWSLPVWAAVLASAAAGLLLDLASAPVGWWPLTFVSVTVALVALIGRSIGGALLVGTVFGAVFYTTHLVWVGEFLGPVPWLALAGLEAVLFGAGAVPIALAYRWTARYPARGLVQLLAVPPLIGVLWTAREVVMGAWPYSGFPWARLGMTQVGGPLAEAVSWTSVTGLSLLIVILCASVVQWIRAGGIRFMLGLHPAVSVAALLVIAPQFPTAPAGEFRVGWVQGNGPTGYFDDKVPGDVLAAQTAATVPLYGQPMDLLAWPEGGVDADPLSDPAAAEALDRVVRSAGAPLLMNAATTRGDDVFNTSLLWTADPTGRQWHDKVNPVPFGEYVPDRWFYELIVPDLVGLIQREYTPGSNPPLVQVGDVGVGLAICFDVIYDAVIWDGARAGAEVFVFQTNNADFRGTDENLQQLAFARMRAIETGRAVVNVSTVGTSQVITPDGTTVDSIGVDTVDASITTVPLRTGLTPAVILGPWLTALIVLAAAGALTAAGFSHRARTRAAAADRSTDPGRHP from the coding sequence ATGCGCACGCCTTTGCCGACACCCGCCCCGGCCGCCGCGCCGGAGCAGGAGACGCCGCGCCGCACCGTGGCGGCATGGTCGCTGCCGGTGTGGGCGGCGGTGCTGGCATCCGCGGCCGCCGGCCTGCTGCTGGATCTCGCCTCCGCACCGGTGGGGTGGTGGCCGTTGACGTTCGTGAGTGTCACGGTCGCCCTGGTGGCCCTGATCGGCCGCAGCATCGGCGGGGCGCTGCTGGTCGGCACTGTGTTCGGCGCCGTGTTCTACACGACCCATCTGGTGTGGGTGGGGGAGTTCCTCGGCCCGGTGCCGTGGCTTGCCCTCGCCGGGCTGGAAGCGGTCCTGTTCGGCGCGGGCGCGGTGCCGATCGCGCTCGCCTACCGGTGGACCGCCCGCTATCCGGCCCGCGGCCTCGTGCAGCTGCTCGCGGTACCGCCGCTGATCGGGGTTCTGTGGACGGCCCGTGAGGTGGTGATGGGTGCGTGGCCGTACTCCGGGTTCCCGTGGGCGCGCCTCGGGATGACCCAGGTGGGCGGCCCGCTCGCGGAGGCCGTGTCGTGGACGAGCGTGACCGGCCTGTCCCTGCTGATCGTCATTCTGTGCGCCTCTGTGGTGCAGTGGATCCGCGCCGGCGGCATCCGCTTCATGCTCGGGTTGCACCCTGCTGTGAGCGTCGCCGCTCTCCTGGTGATAGCGCCGCAGTTCCCCACCGCGCCGGCCGGGGAGTTCCGCGTGGGATGGGTGCAGGGCAACGGCCCCACCGGGTACTTCGACGACAAGGTGCCCGGCGACGTCCTGGCCGCGCAGACCGCCGCCACGGTGCCGCTGTACGGGCAGCCGATGGATCTGCTGGCCTGGCCGGAGGGCGGCGTCGACGCCGACCCGCTCAGTGATCCCGCCGCCGCCGAGGCGTTGGACCGGGTCGTGCGCTCGGCCGGGGCGCCGTTGCTGATGAACGCCGCCACCACCCGCGGCGACGATGTCTTCAACACGTCCCTGCTGTGGACCGCGGATCCCACGGGCCGGCAGTGGCACGACAAGGTCAACCCGGTCCCGTTCGGCGAGTACGTGCCGGACCGGTGGTTCTACGAGCTGATCGTCCCCGACCTGGTGGGCTTGATCCAACGCGAATACACCCCCGGCAGCAACCCGCCGCTCGTGCAGGTCGGCGACGTCGGGGTGGGGTTGGCGATCTGCTTCGACGTGATCTACGACGCCGTGATCTGGGACGGTGCCCGCGCCGGCGCAGAGGTGTTCGTGTTCCAGACCAACAACGCCGACTTCCGCGGCACCGACGAGAACCTGCAGCAGCTCGCGTTCGCCCGGATGCGCGCCATCGAAACCGGCCGCGCGGTCGTCAACGTCTCCACGGTGGGCACCAGCCAGGTCATCACCCCGGACGGCACCACCGTCGACAGCATCGGCGTCGACACCGTTGACGCGTCGATCACCACCGTCCCGCTGCGCACCGGACTCACCCCGGCGGTGATCCTCGGTCCCTGGCTCACCGCTCTCATCGTCCTCGCTGCCGCCGGCGCTCTCACCGCGGCGGGGTTCTCCCACCGTGCCCGCACGCGTGCGGCCGCCGCAGATCGTTCGACTGATCCGGGGAGGCACCCATGA
- a CDS encoding cytochrome c oxidase assembly protein, with protein MTTVWIPDAPPTLGGFLTPAPLPAPVLPLLAGLLAVAYLAGAIRMWVRGRGWPVWRTVSFLLGCVALAAVTGLAVENFGYALFSVFMFQQVTLMMAIPPLLVLGSPGTLLLRATPHHGPGLLVLRAAHAGLRSRTARWLLSPWLAVPLYLAAFYGLYLANFADPILSTVTGHTLLEVGFLVAGMLFTIPILSSDPLPVRMSHGGRALDVFAEAALHAFFGVFLMMATTTLIDGFAGPTSALGIDPIEDQRLAGGLAWSYGEAPTLLMLIYVMHRWFRDDTAQAVAADRRADAHGDPELDAYNDYLTRLHQKDT; from the coding sequence GTGACGACCGTGTGGATCCCGGACGCCCCGCCGACCCTCGGCGGGTTCCTGACCCCGGCCCCGCTTCCGGCTCCGGTGCTACCGCTCCTCGCGGGACTCCTCGCGGTCGCCTACCTGGCCGGTGCGATCCGGATGTGGGTCCGCGGCCGCGGCTGGCCGGTGTGGCGGACGGTCAGCTTCCTGCTCGGCTGCGTCGCCCTCGCCGCGGTCACCGGCCTGGCGGTGGAGAACTTCGGGTACGCCCTGTTCTCGGTGTTCATGTTCCAGCAGGTCACCCTGATGATGGCGATCCCGCCGCTGCTGGTCCTCGGCTCTCCCGGCACCCTGCTGCTGCGCGCCACCCCGCACCACGGCCCAGGTCTCCTGGTGCTCCGCGCCGCGCACGCCGGGCTACGCAGTCGCACCGCACGGTGGCTGCTCAGCCCGTGGCTGGCGGTGCCGCTATACCTGGCCGCGTTTTACGGTCTGTACCTGGCGAACTTCGCCGATCCGATCCTGTCCACCGTCACCGGCCATACCCTCCTCGAGGTCGGGTTCCTGGTCGCCGGGATGCTGTTCACCATCCCGATCCTGTCGTCGGACCCGCTGCCGGTGCGGATGAGCCACGGCGGCCGCGCCCTGGACGTGTTCGCCGAGGCCGCCCTGCACGCCTTCTTCGGCGTCTTCCTGATGATGGCCACCACTACCCTCATCGACGGGTTCGCCGGCCCGACGAGCGCGCTGGGCATCGACCCGATCGAAGACCAGCGCCTCGCCGGCGGGCTGGCCTGGTCCTACGGCGAGGCCCCCACCTTGCTGATGCTCATCTACGTCATGCACCGCTGGTTCCGCGACGACACCGCCCAAGCGGTCGCCGCCGACCGTCGCGCCGACGCACACGGCGACCCTGAGCTCGACGCGTACAACGACTACCTCACCCGACTCCACCAGAAAGACACCTGA
- the resB gene encoding cytochrome c biogenesis protein ResB — protein MSPSRSDTGIDVTADPLRPGDHADSESATEITQPALGITGWLRWAWRQLTSMRTALVLLLFLAIAAVPGSLFPQRSADPNGVIQWERDNPDVFPLADAVGLFDVYLSPWFSAIYLLLFTSLIGCVIPRAKHHYKALRSRPPRTPARLSRLSEYRELTLPREEGRTDPAAHAIDVAAEQLRKAGYRVERYDARGAASVSAERGYLRETGNLIFHVALVGVLVSVAIGGSFAYTGQRVVVEGTTFVNALSDYSSFNPGRFVDGTGLAPYSLTLDDFQVSYRLPGTPGAGQAGDFSADITIRQPGQDDRAQSVIVNYPITVDGDRIYLLGNGYAPTLTIRDAAGEVVYSESQPFLPQDSNMTSLGIIKIPDGLPEQVGLVGFFYPTQGVLPSGAFTSVYPDVVNPVLTLNVFSGDLGIDDGTPRSVYTLEVDGLTQHTGGDTAADSLELTPGATVDLPNGWGTITWEEVTAEEPVKRFASLQIQRDPSSGWVLAFSVLATLGLFAGLFVPRRRLWVKARTTPDGVHVEYAGLARGEDPALARAVDEFATRHAHALGVDQPAKDTP, from the coding sequence ATGTCCCCCTCCCGCTCTGACACCGGCATCGACGTCACCGCCGACCCGCTACGCCCCGGCGACCACGCCGACAGCGAATCCGCGACGGAGATCACCCAGCCGGCGCTGGGCATCACCGGGTGGTTGCGGTGGGCATGGCGGCAGCTGACCAGCATGCGCACCGCATTGGTCCTGCTGCTGTTCCTCGCGATCGCCGCCGTCCCCGGGTCCCTGTTCCCGCAGCGCAGCGCCGACCCCAACGGTGTCATCCAGTGGGAGCGGGACAACCCTGACGTGTTCCCCCTCGCCGATGCGGTCGGCCTGTTCGACGTGTACCTGTCGCCGTGGTTCTCCGCGATCTATCTGCTGCTGTTCACCTCCCTGATCGGCTGCGTGATCCCGCGCGCCAAGCACCACTACAAGGCGCTCCGCTCCCGCCCCCCTCGCACCCCGGCCCGGCTGTCGCGGCTCTCGGAGTACCGGGAACTGACCTTGCCGAGAGAGGAAGGGAGGACCGACCCGGCCGCGCACGCGATCGACGTCGCGGCAGAGCAGCTGCGCAAGGCCGGATACCGGGTGGAGCGATACGACGCCCGCGGAGCCGCGTCGGTGTCGGCCGAGCGCGGCTACCTGCGCGAGACCGGCAACCTGATCTTCCACGTCGCCCTCGTCGGCGTGCTGGTCTCGGTCGCGATCGGCGGGTCGTTCGCGTATACCGGGCAGCGGGTGGTGGTGGAGGGCACCACGTTCGTGAACGCGCTTAGCGACTACTCCTCGTTCAACCCCGGCCGTTTCGTCGACGGCACGGGCCTTGCCCCCTACTCGCTCACCCTCGACGACTTCCAGGTCTCCTACCGGCTGCCCGGCACCCCCGGCGCAGGCCAGGCCGGAGACTTCTCCGCCGACATCACCATCCGCCAACCCGGGCAGGACGATCGGGCGCAGAGCGTGATCGTGAACTACCCGATCACCGTCGACGGCGATCGCATCTACCTGCTCGGCAACGGCTACGCCCCCACCCTCACGATCCGCGACGCCGCCGGCGAGGTGGTGTACAGCGAGTCGCAGCCGTTCCTGCCGCAGGACTCCAACATGACCTCGCTGGGCATCATCAAGATCCCGGACGGGCTGCCCGAACAGGTCGGGCTGGTCGGGTTCTTCTACCCCACCCAGGGGGTGTTGCCCTCCGGCGCGTTCACCTCCGTCTACCCGGACGTGGTCAATCCGGTGCTGACTCTCAACGTGTTCAGCGGGGATCTCGGCATCGACGACGGCACTCCGAGGTCGGTGTACACGCTCGAGGTCGACGGGCTCACCCAGCACACCGGCGGCGACACCGCCGCCGACTCCCTTGAGCTCACCCCCGGCGCCACCGTCGACCTGCCGAACGGGTGGGGCACGATCACCTGGGAGGAGGTCACGGCGGAGGAGCCGGTGAAGCGGTTCGCGTCGCTGCAGATCCAACGCGACCCCAGCAGCGGCTGGGTGCTCGCGTTCTCCGTGCTCGCCACCCTCGGCCTGTTCGCCGGCCTGTTCGTGCCCCGCCGCCGGCTCTGGGTGAAAGCCCGCACCACCCCGGATGGTGTGCACGTCGAGTACGCGGGACTGGCCCGCGGCGAAGACCCCGCTTTGGCGCGCGCCGTCGACGAGTTCGCGACCCGCCACGCGCACGCCCTCGGCGTAGACCAGCCTGCGAAGGACACACCGTGA
- a CDS encoding cytochrome c biogenesis CcdA family protein, which translates to MNPGAVIVDGALWVAIPVAILAGLVSFVSPCVLPLVPGYLGYLGGTTTTTAAPTLDGGRTVTAERARLLLGVTLFIAGFTVVFVAVTILGGTFGYLLLQYANVLTRVFGVVIIALGLVFLGFFGIAQRTLRPRAQGRTGLIGAPLLGFALGVGWTPCIGPTLAAIISMSWNLGDPARAGLLGLAYSLGLGIPFLILAAGRGWASRSVTFLRRHIRALNIIGGAMLIALGLLMVTGLWTALMSQLQQVVINVPLPL; encoded by the coding sequence ATGAATCCGGGAGCGGTGATCGTCGACGGCGCCCTGTGGGTCGCGATCCCGGTCGCGATCCTCGCCGGGCTGGTGTCGTTCGTGTCCCCGTGCGTGCTGCCGCTGGTGCCTGGCTACCTCGGCTACCTCGGCGGCACCACCACGACGACCGCGGCCCCCACGCTGGACGGGGGGCGCACGGTGACGGCGGAGCGCGCGCGGCTGCTGCTGGGCGTGACATTGTTCATCGCCGGGTTCACCGTGGTGTTCGTCGCCGTCACGATCCTCGGCGGCACCTTCGGGTACCTGCTGCTGCAATACGCCAATGTGCTCACTCGCGTCTTCGGGGTCGTCATCATCGCCCTCGGCCTGGTGTTCCTCGGCTTCTTCGGCATTGCCCAGCGCACCCTCCGCCCTCGCGCCCAGGGTAGGACCGGGCTGATCGGGGCGCCGCTTCTCGGGTTCGCGCTCGGCGTCGGCTGGACCCCCTGTATCGGCCCGACGCTCGCAGCGATCATCTCTATGTCGTGGAACCTCGGTGACCCCGCCCGCGCGGGCCTGCTCGGGCTCGCGTACTCGCTGGGCCTGGGCATCCCGTTCCTGATCCTCGCGGCCGGACGGGGGTGGGCGTCCCGATCGGTGACGTTCCTGCGCCGCCACATCCGCGCCCTGAACATCATCGGCGGGGCCATGCTCATCGCCCTCGGCCTGCTGATGGTGACCGGGCTGTGGACGGCACTGATGTCGCAGCTGCAACAGGTGGTGATCAATGTCCCCCTCCCGCTCTGA
- a CDS encoding TlpA family protein disulfide reductase, whose product MIRRRVLAAMTLVAALLLAGCTSSDSLAQQYRDGSEKGYISGDFQIVEIPDADRGEPVVFEGVTETGETVSSDDYRGGVLVVNFWYAACGPCIVEAPLLEEVWQEYQEQGVAFLGVNTYDQPATALSFARDNNVTYPSVIDVNDGRVKLAFAQVTPIQATPTTLVIDQEGRVAARIIGQLASASILSTLVADTLAEDSS is encoded by the coding sequence ATGATCCGCCGCCGCGTCCTTGCCGCCATGACGCTGGTCGCGGCGCTGCTGCTGGCCGGGTGCACGTCCAGCGACTCGCTCGCGCAGCAGTACCGGGACGGAAGCGAGAAAGGTTACATCTCCGGCGACTTCCAGATCGTCGAGATCCCCGACGCCGACCGTGGAGAGCCGGTGGTGTTCGAGGGCGTCACCGAGACCGGGGAGACGGTGTCCAGTGACGACTACCGCGGCGGGGTGCTGGTGGTGAACTTCTGGTACGCCGCGTGCGGGCCGTGCATCGTCGAAGCGCCTCTGCTTGAGGAGGTCTGGCAGGAGTACCAGGAGCAGGGTGTCGCGTTCCTCGGGGTCAACACCTACGACCAGCCAGCCACCGCACTGTCGTTCGCCCGTGACAACAACGTCACCTACCCGAGCGTGATCGACGTGAACGACGGACGGGTCAAGCTCGCGTTCGCGCAGGTCACTCCGATCCAGGCCACCCCCACCACCTTGGTCATCGACCAGGAGGGGCGGGTCGCGGCGCGGATCATCGGGCAGTTGGCCAGCGCGTCGATCCTGTCCACCCTGGTCGCCGACACCCTCGCCGAGGACAGCTCATGA
- a CDS encoding DUF6804 family protein, producing MMAKQRTSSVYQRNAFAPGLLAAAVLFLAPVLMGGDWFTVVLFVAAIFAVIVGWFAIQARQWWWLPVFVVIAVIWNPVFPFPFTGPVWTAAQPVAAVVFLVAGALIKVKRA from the coding sequence ATGATGGCGAAGCAGCGGACCTCGTCCGTATACCAGCGCAACGCGTTCGCGCCGGGGCTGCTCGCGGCGGCGGTGTTGTTCCTCGCGCCGGTACTGATGGGCGGGGACTGGTTCACCGTTGTGCTGTTCGTCGCCGCGATCTTCGCGGTCATCGTGGGGTGGTTCGCGATCCAGGCGCGGCAGTGGTGGTGGTTGCCTGTGTTCGTCGTGATCGCCGTGATTTGGAACCCGGTGTTCCCGTTCCCGTTCACCGGCCCGGTGTGGACTGCGGCGCAGCCGGTCGCCGCGGTCGTGTTCCTGGTCGCCGGCGCCCTGATCAAGGTCAAGCGCGCATGA
- a CDS encoding signal peptidase II, which yields MVREQTRRFAVACLAAAVVVLVDQATKAAALGGLSQEERIPLLGDLLGLQLAFNPGAILSLGAGVTGLLTLLGVGAVVLLVVAAARARTGWWAMGIGLILGGAIGNLIDRLFSPPGFGVGHVTDFLAYGNLFIGNLADVALGAGVIVLGLSLWTRHRRSRVSADSAAPATGSVVSGS from the coding sequence ATGGTTCGTGAGCAGACCCGGCGGTTCGCGGTCGCGTGCCTGGCCGCCGCTGTGGTGGTCCTGGTCGACCAGGCGACGAAGGCGGCCGCACTGGGAGGGTTGAGTCAGGAGGAGCGGATCCCGCTGCTGGGGGATCTGCTTGGGCTGCAGCTCGCGTTCAACCCCGGCGCGATCCTCTCCCTCGGAGCCGGGGTCACCGGGCTGCTCACTCTCCTCGGGGTCGGTGCCGTGGTGCTGCTGGTCGTCGCCGCCGCGCGGGCGCGGACCGGATGGTGGGCGATGGGGATCGGCCTGATCCTCGGGGGCGCGATCGGGAACCTGATCGACCGGCTGTTCTCCCCCCCTGGGTTCGGGGTCGGGCACGTCACCGACTTCCTCGCCTACGGGAACCTGTTCATCGGCAACCTCGCCGACGTCGCCCTCGGTGCCGGCGTCATCGTCCTCGGCCTGAGCCTGTGGACCCGACACCGCCGCTCCCGCGTCAGCGCGGACAGCGCGGCGCCTGCGACGGGCTCCGTGGTGAGCGGGTCATGA
- a CDS encoding TFIIB-type zinc ribbon-containing protein produces the protein MKCPVDGTALLITERSGVEIDYCPQCRGVWLDRGELDKIIDRAADLAGGGRQTSTAPYPREGDHRSDRDRDHHGRSGRRRKEGFLGDLFDF, from the coding sequence ATGAAATGTCCGGTCGACGGGACCGCCCTGCTGATCACGGAACGCTCCGGGGTCGAGATCGACTACTGCCCGCAGTGCCGGGGCGTCTGGCTGGACCGTGGCGAGCTCGACAAGATCATCGACCGCGCCGCCGACCTTGCCGGCGGCGGCCGGCAAACCAGCACCGCCCCCTATCCGCGCGAGGGCGACCACCGTTCTGACCGCGACAGGGATCATCACGGTCGCTCCGGGCGTCGGCGGAAGGAAGGGTTCCTCGGTGACCTCTTCGACTTCTGA
- a CDS encoding copper resistance CopC family protein: MTTVTDHEHPHRSGSRRRILLLSTLTTLLLAAGLLFATAAPAAAHDEIVSSSPEAGSTVSVVPEEISLTFSGEILTDFSAVIIEVVAPDGQNIASGDPVIDGTTVTQAVTPGQAGVYTVRWRVVSSDGHPISNEYQYTVEAVTVPTSAPTPEATEEQTPDPSPTSAANTSGEVHNGPSGGWELLPVLAVLSGVIVLGGALVVVLMVARERRRRDRAAAAAAAADGGTADDQQQKENPS; the protein is encoded by the coding sequence TTGACCACCGTCACCGACCACGAACACCCGCACCGATCCGGCTCACGGAGACGCATCCTCCTCCTGTCCACTCTGACGACGCTGCTGCTGGCCGCCGGGCTCCTGTTCGCCACCGCGGCGCCCGCAGCCGCGCACGATGAGATCGTCTCCTCCTCCCCGGAAGCCGGATCCACGGTCAGCGTGGTCCCGGAGGAGATTTCGCTGACGTTCAGCGGCGAGATCCTCACCGATTTCAGCGCCGTGATCATTGAGGTGGTCGCCCCGGACGGGCAGAACATCGCATCGGGGGATCCGGTCATCGACGGGACCACGGTCACCCAGGCGGTGACGCCTGGTCAGGCGGGCGTGTACACGGTGCGGTGGCGGGTCGTGTCCAGCGACGGGCACCCGATCAGCAACGAGTACCAGTACACCGTCGAAGCGGTCACCGTCCCCACCAGCGCCCCTACCCCCGAAGCGACCGAGGAGCAGACACCCGACCCGTCTCCCACATCTGCCGCCAATACGTCCGGAGAGGTTCACAACGGGCCATCCGGAGGTTGGGAACTCCTCCCCGTCCTTGCGGTCCTGAGTGGCGTAATCGTGCTGGGCGGCGCGCTGGTGGTCGTGCTCATGGTGGCCAGAGAGCGTCGTCGCCGCGACCGAGCAGCCGCGGCCGCGGCCGCCGCGGATGGTGGAACCGCCGACGACCAGCAACAGAAGGAGAACCCCTCATGA
- a CDS encoding NAD(P)-binding domain-containing protein, protein MRAGLTHRRAIIVGAGQSGLAVAAALAAEGLRPQHEFVVIDAASTGQRSWSSRWHSMELLSDARHSALSPRRLLGDQRRHPRVDEMADYLTFVEAGLGVETVWGIQATGVEHRGNGSTLLLSTTAGEVQTRNVICATGAAAHPRIPEWASLLTMPGVVLHSSEYLYPKQIPVGDVLIVGGGNSGVQLARELSASHTVTLSVRTRRQHRPAMSYPAAAGERVPLFSRERRPEPIFGDSYEQLRRVGVTIAAAVQDAAGAGVTFADGTQASPRSVILATGYTPGDDWLPEPARVDRPRRTLTGLPGLFVAGMPQYGGRGSDTLAGVWKDATTIAQHIINRP, encoded by the coding sequence ATGCGGGCGGGTTTGACGCATCGGCGGGCGATCATCGTCGGCGCCGGGCAGTCTGGGCTCGCGGTTGCCGCGGCTCTGGCCGCGGAAGGGCTGCGGCCGCAGCACGAGTTTGTGGTGATCGACGCCGCCAGCACGGGGCAGCGTTCCTGGTCCTCACGGTGGCATTCGATGGAGCTTCTCAGCGACGCCCGGCATAGCGCGCTGTCTCCGCGGCGGCTGCTGGGTGACCAGCGCCGGCATCCGCGAGTGGACGAGATGGCGGACTACCTCACCTTCGTGGAAGCCGGGCTGGGCGTGGAGACGGTCTGGGGCATCCAGGCGACCGGGGTGGAGCATCGCGGGAACGGCTCGACTCTGCTGCTGTCGACGACGGCAGGGGAGGTGCAGACCCGCAACGTGATCTGCGCGACGGGCGCGGCCGCGCACCCGCGGATTCCGGAGTGGGCGTCTCTGCTGACGATGCCCGGGGTGGTGCTGCACAGCAGCGAGTACCTGTACCCGAAGCAGATCCCCGTCGGCGACGTGCTCATCGTGGGCGGCGGGAACAGCGGTGTGCAGCTGGCCCGCGAACTGTCCGCGTCGCACACCGTGACGCTGTCCGTGCGAACCCGGCGGCAGCATCGCCCCGCGATGAGCTATCCCGCCGCGGCGGGGGAGAGGGTGCCGCTGTTCTCGCGGGAGCGTCGCCCCGAGCCGATCTTCGGCGACAGCTATGAGCAGCTGCGCCGCGTCGGGGTCACGATCGCAGCTGCGGTGCAGGACGCGGCCGGCGCCGGGGTGACCTTCGCCGATGGCACGCAGGCATCCCCCCGCTCGGTGATCCTCGCCACCGGCTACACCCCTGGCGACGACTGGCTCCCGGAACCGGCCCGCGTCGACCGGCCGCGGCGCACCCTGACCGGCCTGCCCGGGCTGTTCGTGGCGGGGATGCCGCAGTACGGCGGCCGCGGCTCCGACACCCTCGCCGGGGTCTGGAAAGACGCGACGACGATCGCCCAGCACATCATCAACCGGCCCTGA